From one Gossypium hirsutum isolate 1008001.06 chromosome D08, Gossypium_hirsutum_v2.1, whole genome shotgun sequence genomic stretch:
- the LOC107907760 gene encoding probable inorganic phosphate transporter 1-4 has translation MANQLGVLNALDAGKTQWYHFTAIVIAGMGFFTDAYDLFSISFITKLLGRIYYFDALSKKPGTLPPRIVAAVNGVAFCRTLAGQLFFGWLGDKLGRKRVYGLTLMLMVIFSIASGLSFGKFPDGVMATLCFFRFWLGFHMLQL, from the coding sequence ATGGCAAACCAGCTTGGAGTTCTTAATGCGTTGGATGCAGGAAAGACACAATGGTACCATTTCACTGCAATTGTGATTGCTGGAATGGGTTTCTTCACTGATGCTTATGACCTTTTTAGCATCTCTTTTATCACAAAATTACTCGGTCGTATTTACTACTTCGATGCACTTTCTAAAAAGCCTGGAACTTTGCCTCCTCGTATTGTAGCTGCTGTTAATGGTGTGGCCTTTTGCAGAACTTTAGCTGGACAACTTTTCTTTGGTTGGCTTGGTGATAAATTAGGCCGAAAACGAGTTTATGGACTCACCTTGATGCTCATGGTGATCTTTTCCATTGCCTCTGGACTTTCCTTCGGAAAGTTTCCAGATGGTGTAATGGCAACCCTTTGCTTCTTCAGGTTTTGGCTTGGTTTTCACATGCTacaattgtaa
- the LOC107909136 gene encoding uncharacterized protein — protein sequence MEITNPKPSSKRLLFDRRYGWVFDEWKDPSEEALAAGRGMFCIVPLTKAFLKTATNSIDFVARSTVKVLEKPDLLDPRQLQASLKDQFSRVTNIIQKP from the exons atggaGATAACGAACCCTAAACCATCTTCAAAACGCCTGCTATTCGACCGGCGTTATGGTTGGGT GTTTGATGAATGGAAAGACCCATCGGAAGAAGCTCTTGCTGCTGGCCGAGGAAT GTTTTGCATAGTTCCTCTAACAAAAGCTTTCTTGAAGACGGCTACAAATTCG ATCGATTTTGTGGCAAGGTCTactgtaaaagtcttagaaaagCCAGACTTGCTCGACCCCCGGCAGCTGCAAGCTAGCCTCAAAGATCAGTTCAGTAGAGTCACAAATATTATACAAAAACCATAA
- the LOC107928365 gene encoding bifunctional aspartokinase/homoserine dehydrogenase 2, chloroplastic, with the protein MAAFSATISDSSRFLSSTSLPKRKISAPSQCRSFSLSKPFPLSRSNIGSQLGGRKSLNIFVQASVSDISVEKSMDKVHLPKGDMWAVHKFGGTCVGTSQRIKNVADIIISDDSERKLVVVSAMSKVTDMMYDLINKAQSRDDSYISALDAVLEKHNSTALDLLEGDDLASFLSQLHHDVSNLKAMLRAIYIAGHVTESFSDFVVGHGELWSAQMLSYVVRKNGLDCKWMDTREILIVNPTSSNQVDPDFLESEKRLEKWFSQNPSEIIIATGFIASTPQNIPTTLKRDGSDFSAAIMGALFRARQVTIWTDVDGVYSADPRKVSEAVILTKLSYQEAWEMSYFGANVLHPRTIIPVMRYDIPIVIRNIFNLSAPGTTICRSASADVDGQNLDSPVKGFATIDNLALVNVEGTGMAGVPGTASAIFSAVKDVGANVIMISQASSEHSVCFAVPEKEVKAVADALQSRFRQALDAGRLSQVAVIPNCSILAAVGQKMASTPGVSATLFNALAKANINIRAIAQGCSEYNITVVLKREDCIRALRAVHSRFYLSRTTIAMGIIGPGLIGATLLDQLRDQAAVLKEEFNIDLRVMGITGSRTMLLSEVGLDLSRWRELLKQKGQVADLEKFTQHVHGNHFIPNTVLVDCTADSSVASCYHDWLRKGIHVITPNKKANSGPLDKYLKLRALQRQSYTHYFYEATVGAGLPIISTLRGLLETGDRILRIEGIFSGTLSYIFNNFTGTRTFSEVVAEAKVAGFTEPDPRDDLSGTDVARKVIILARESGLKLELSDIPVQTLVPEPLRATASAEEFMKQLPEFDKDLAKERQDAEESGEVLRYVGVVDAINQKGVVELRRYSKSHPFAQLSGSDNIIAFTTTRYKEQPLIVRGPGAGAQVTAGGIFSDILRLASYLGAPS; encoded by the exons ATCAAATATCGGTTCTCAGTTGGGAGGAAGGAAGTCACTGAATATCTTTGTCCAGGCTTCTGTATCAG ATATCTCAGTGGAGAAATCGATGGATAAAGTGCATCTTCCCAAGGGAGACATGTGGGCCGTCCATAAGTTTGGTGGCACTTGTGTTGGGACCTCCCAGAGGATCAAGAATGTTGCAGATATAATTATTAGTGATGATTCAGAAAGAAAGTTGGTAGTGGTTTCGGCCATGTCTAAGGTGACAGATATGATGTATGACCTTATCAACAAGGCACAATCTCGAGATGATTCCTACATCTCTGCATTGGACGCTGTCTTAGAAAAACATAATTCCACAGCACTTGATTTGCTTGAAGGAGATGATCTTGCTAGTTTCTTATCTCAACTGCATCATGATGTTAGTAACCTCAAAGCGATGCTACGTGCAATATATATAG CTGGTCATGTCACGGAATCTTTCTCAGACTTTGTTGTTGGGCATGGGGAGTTATGGTCTGCTCAAATGTTATCTTATGTTGTTAGAAAG AATGGGCTAGATTGCAAATGGATGGATACAAGGGAGATCCTTATTGTAAACCCCACTAGCTCAAATCAGGTCGATCCTGATTTCTTGGAATCAGAAAaaagacttgaaaaatggttttcaCAGAATCCATCTGAGATAATAATTGCCACTGGTTTCATTGCCAGTACACCTCAGAATATTCCTACGACTTTAAAGAGGGATGGAAGTGACTTCTCTGCTGCCATAATGGGCGCTCTATTTAGAGCTCGCCAAGTTACAATATGGACAGATGTTGATGGTGTGTATAGCGCAGACCCTCGAAAAG TTAGTGAAGCTGTGATATTAACAAAATTGTCTTATCAAGAGGCATGGGAAATG TCATATTTTGGGGCAAATGTTTTGCATCCTCGCACCATTATACCTGTGATGCGATATGATATTCCAATTGTAATAAGGAATATTTTCAATCTTTCTGCTCCTGGAACAACAATCTGCCGTTCGGCAAGTGCAGATGTAGATGGTCAGAACCTAGATTCTCCAGTCAAGGGGTTTGCAACTATTGATAATCTGGCACTAGTAAATGTTGAAGG AACTGGAATGGCTGGTGTTCCTGGTACAGCTAGTGCCATTTTTAGTGCCGTGAAGGATGTGGGAGCTAATGTTATTATGATTTCCCAG GCTAGTAGTGAGCATTCTGTCTGCTTTGCTGTGCCTGAGAAGGAGGTAAAAGCTGTTGCTGACGCTTTGCAGTCTAGATTCCGCCAAGCTTTGGATGCTGGACGTCTTTCACAG GTTGCGGTCATTCCTAACTGTAGCATATTAGCAGCAGTTGGCCAGAAAATGGCTAGCACTCCTGGAGTCAGTGCTACTCTTTTCAATGCTCTGGCAAAG GCTAATATTAACATTCGTGCTATAGCCCAAGGTTGTTCTGAGTACAATATCACAGTGGTTCTCAAGCGTGAAGATTGTATACGGGCTTTAAGAGCTGTGCATTCAAGGTTTTATCTTTCAAGGACGACCATAGCAATGGGGATCATTGGACCTGGATTGATTGGTGCGACATTACTCGACCAGTTGAGGGATCAG GCAGCAGTCCTCAAGGAAGAATTTAACATTGATTTGCGTGTTATGGGGATTACTGGTTCGAGGACAATGCTTTTAAGTGAAGT TGGTCTCGACTTGTCAAGATGGAGAGAACTTCTGAAGCAGAAAGGACAAGTTGCTGATTTAGAAAAATTTACTCAACACGTGCATGGAAATCATTTTATTCCAAATACTGTTTTGGTAGATTGTACGGCGGACTCTAGTGTTGCAAGCTGTTACCATGACTGGTTGCGTAAAGGGATTCATGTGATCACTCCAAACAAAAAGGCCAATTCAGGACCACTTGATAAG TACCTAAAGTTGAGAGCTCTTCAACGGCAATCCTACACACATTACTTCTATGAAGCAACTGTAGGAGCAGGTCTTCCGATTATTAGCACTTTACGGGGCCTCCTTGAAACTGGGGACAGAATATTGCGCATTGAGGGCATTTTTAG TGGCACTTTGAGCTATATTTTCAACAACTTCACCGGTACTAGAACCTTTAGTGAGGTGGTGGCAGAGGCAAAAGTAGCAGGTTTTACTGAACCAGATCCTAGGGATGATCTTTCTGGAACTGATGTTGCAAGAAAG GTCATAATTCTTGCCAGAGAATCTGGCTTGAAGTTGGAACTTTCTGATATACCTGTTCAAACTCTGGTTCCGGAACCACTACGT GCGACTGCATCTGCTGAAGAGTTTATGAAGCAATTACCTGAGTTTGACAAAGACTTGGCTAAGGAGAGACAGGATGCTGAGGAATCAGGGGAA GTCCTAAGATATGTCGGTGTAGTGGATGCCATTAACCAAAAGGGAGTTGTGGAGCTGCGAAGATACAGCAAAAGTCACCCATTTGCTCAACTCTCGGGATCTGACAACATCATAGCTTTCACAACTACGAGGTACAAGGAGCAGCCACTGATAGTCCGTGGTCCAGGTGCTGGTGCTCAAGTAACAGCCGGTGGAATATTCAGTGACATTTTGCGGCTTGCTTCATACCTCGGGGCTCCATCTTAG